The following is a genomic window from Vigna radiata var. radiata cultivar VC1973A unplaced genomic scaffold, Vradiata_ver6 scaffold_390, whole genome shotgun sequence.
CagtgtcaaatgagtgtcaaatatagggtgtcaaaataacgggatcCATACCTCCATAGGTGCTTTCTTCTTTTTACATTGGAATGTGACCAgtaaattcaattcaaaaacTTCCTCCTttgcagaaaaacaaaactatttattgAAATTACAGTAAACCAGATAATagaaaagaataacaaaacCAACTAATTTGTTACACTTCTAACCCTTTCCTTTTCTTATAATAATCCTACGGACCATTTCAACTTATAAATATTATCGTGCTCCTATTCCATGAAACCTCAACTTTACCAAAGGTGGTCTATTCATTGCTAAAATCACTAATtataaggatttttcaaagataattttaaaCTCCACAAAAGACAAATGATTAACCTAAATGCATCCTACCCAAAAACCCTAACATCGTCGACGATTTCCTAAAGAAATACTAACCTTAAAGATTATCCTCAATCGTCGTTGCTATCACCAACGCTTGTACCACCATGTGCTAATATCGAATGTTGTGTGTTATTGTCAAACTCCACCGCGTGTGTTGCTGTCAAGCTCCAGCTACTCACAAGCCCCACTAGCGACAATTGGAGAAGGTTGGTTTGAACATAAGTTTTGAGGATCAAGGGGCTTAACCCGCCCTAATTCAATGCCTACCTATTTAATGAGAGTTTTGGAATTAGAGGCTTTGGAAAAGCTACTAGAATGAGGGCCAAAAAGATGAGGTCTAACTCTATGAAAGGTCAGGTCTGGTCTGGCCTTGGGACTCTAAGATAAATTGACAATCCTACTTCTAAGTAGCGGACCGTGTCTTCTCTGGAAACAGAGTCGTGGCTAGCTTAAATAAGTGCGTTCGACTTCGCGTCGTACTGCAAGTTGTATTTTACATCTCTATAAATGACATTATCACATATTATAGCGCACACGTCATATACATGTGAATAATGTACAAAAGGCACATTTAGAAGTCTTTAATATTAGATTCCCACTGCAACGAGGCAGCATATATTACTTGGGTACCCGAGATTTTTTGGTCTTGGAATCTGacaccttttcttcctttcactAAATTAATTGTTATCTTCTCACAAGAAGGTTAAACAACCATTTCATTCTGTTCAAATAGGGTTGTAAATGTGAGAATAATACTAATCTCATGGAAGTTCATATTGCAACAAAGGTAGGCAAAGTCATCGATAGTTTTAACTTGTACAAACAAGGTGTATTGTATCAATAATTTCCAGTGATTATGCACAACAAAAGAGTATCAAATCACTATGCAGCCATCCAAATATGAAGTCCATAGGAAAATACTTGATAAAACTGATGGAGTTTGGATACAAGGTTTGTGTacgaaaataaatgaaataatagcAATATACTAAAGACAGATATCTCCCATTTCAAATACAGGCCTGATAATAAAAATCACTGGACTACCAAGTATCAGTGAGTTGGCTCGTTTTAATCAGCGCGAGATTGGCCAGCCCGAGATGAGAGGATGATACCCACAATGAGGCCATAAAGCGCAAGAGCTTCagcaaaaatcaaaataagaatcATACCAACAAACAGCTTCGGCTGCTGAGCATTAGCCCTGAcaaaaaacaaatcattttaGTGTTCAAGTATTCGATCAGTTAACAATTACACATATTACATAGATCTATAAAGCAAACTATAATTTTAGCTGCGGaatgcaaaatcacacacaTGCACACAAGATGGTAGAAAATCGATATGGCACGgcataaaacaacaaaaagtggCGAATCGCACAAAAGGGAATGAATAAAGTAttcaaataaacattaaacatcTGAAAATGGCGGCAGAAGCAGGGTTATTTACATGAACCATCCATGGTCAACAACTATATAAAGAGGGAGAAGAGTAATAGCAGCTGAATTTCGATCAATATATCTTTTAGTTggaaaagaacataaaatagAGTATAAATTGCAAATTAGATTCTAAATTAGATAATTATCTCCACaagaaacaaattaattttgaattgccTTTCTAATAACAACCACTTAAAAAGTCAAAAGTAGGTTTCATTCACACAACATAAAGGATGGAAAGTCAATATAGCCATCTCCTCCCTAATTAAGTTGATAATATTTTACCCTTTCAACGTAAATAACATGTTAAGTAGAAAGAGACACATCAGGTTTCTTTCATCAACTCAATCCACTTAATCACACAAGCAAcgtgaataaaatattttatatgtccACAAGTTAATAAAGACAAGATAAATTAAGACATATTCTGATATTACACTCGAACAACATATAATGAACAAACCAATACACAACATTTCGCAGCAGGAATTGAACTGAGCAGCAATCTCCACAAGCAGATATTTTGAAATAGTCCAATACACCTATTTAGCCTCcattaataattactaatttcaCGTCAGCAAAAAGAAAGCTTCATGTAAGCATATATAGAAATGATTATACaaaatctattagaaaaaaCAGAATGTGTGCAATGCAGCTAACCTTAGGTGAGGAGCACCGCATagttttaatagaaataaaataaatagcaCACTGATTCTAAAAAATGTCCCCCCTCTTAAACTTTAATGTAGTCCCTGATTTTAACGAGTTAAACATCTAAATCACAAAAACATGGTTCATACTCCTTTAGCTAACATTTTTCAGGATCAATAAGAAATGGTTTGAACAACAAAAGTGAATTGAAGAATATAATAGCACAAATGAAGGACAGAATTGTAAACACAACACATTTCAATGCTCTGAATAATATGAAAGGTTGCTCACCGGTTATTATTAAACAACAAGAAATATATGACTTTTAAAACATTCATAAGCAATATATACTCTACAAAACCACAATCTAATCAATTTCGTTGCTTGCAGTCATGAAAGAAACAAACGGACAAAACTTAGATGTAATTGTATTGTTCTCCAATCAAAACTGGAAGTTTTCCTAGATAATCTATGCAGGCTTTTCATGCAAATTTTTCTTACATGAATTAGTGAAGTAATTAAAGAACAACTTAAAATTAATACCAAACATGTAAGTTCTatgctatttatttttaatttcccATAAGTATCCTTCAAAAAAGGCAATCTTATTTCAAGATAGGTCGAGCACCAAATGTGAATACCTCTGCCAGCGGGAGTTCAAACCTTGATTCATCACATTATGGGATACAAACCTTTTTCCCCTAGACCCGATCCCGCATCATATTacatgaataattaattatattttgcaCACTATTTCAAAGGTCTTACTCTTTAAATTTGGGTTTAGGCATATTTCAACTAGGAAAACTAACTCATGAACAAGGTATACACCAAATTTATATACACTATTTCGACCATATCAGCATTCAATATGAAAGTGAGATTTGTGTCCCACATATACGCGTTACTTTCGTCATATTAGAATCAATATgagatttttaataattactacAGTTTCTATTCTACAAGTGCCCATAGGTATGAGGGGGAATTACCTAACACCAGCATCCCCAACAATTCCAATGGCCATCCCAGCAGAGAGGCCAGCAAGGCCACAGGCAAGGCCAGAGGACAAGTGGGCATAACCATCAAAGAGATAGTAAGACTTAGCCTTGGGGTTTATCCCGGTACTAATGATAACCGCAATAATCAACCCATAAATACCCAACACTCCAGCCATAACCACCGGCACTATCGACTTCATCACAAGCTCCGGCCTCATCACACCCATCGACGCCACTCCCACCCCACTCTTCGCAGTTCCGTACGCTGCTCCCATACCTTTGAATCGTCAAAAGGCAACAAattaaatcatcatcatcattatcattaaATTGAACAAACCGAGAAGAAAGAGTGACGAACAGGAGAAAACGAGAGCCGCGGCAGCGCCGAGGAAGCCGAAGAAAGGAGCGGTTTCGTCGCCACTGAAACCTGCCATGGTTTGATTTGATTCCTCTGCTACGGTGATGAAACTTTCTCTCCTTGTTCTttatggaagaagaagaagaatgatgaAATTGATTGGGTTTGTGGAGATCGGATCAAAGTGTAGTgttgaaatgaattttgaagaagaaattattatttggaTTGGTACAGGTGGAGACAGATTGCGGTGTAAGAGCGATGGGTCGTGTTCGGATTTTACTCTAATGCCCTTCTTCTCTTCCGAGGGCATTTGTCTTATCTTACTGTAATAATGGGCCCACCCTCAATATAACGTAGTTGAGAGGGAGGGCTCGGCCTTCTCTTTTGCTTGGGCTAAATTATGCAATTCCCGTTgccaaaatcagaaaaaaaataataatttatgtttcctaaaatttgaattacacaAAAAATGATATGTGCATAAAAGACcattttaatagaattttttcTTGTCTTACCTCATTTTAGAACGTGAAGCTTTGATTGTTTCTTCTCTTAAAGAGTGTATCTTGTTGATGAGAAGGGAAGATCCTTATGCAAAACTTTTCCAAAGTTAAGTCAATAAAAGAGTTAGGATCTATTATATGAGAATAATTATCGAGTATCAAGCTTGAAGTGAGTATCTCTTGaggttatttttatatttataggatCAACATGGGTTGTGGACNTATGTCTCTTTTAGAACAATGTTTATCTAGAGAATATAAGAacattctaataataataataataataataataataataataataataataataataataaaggataaataataacaaatattccAAACtacaaatatttagttttaatatgtaaatatggTTCAAATAGGTGTAGGTTTGggttgcttcataatgaagagTTTAAATGGTCTTATTGGGTTGTGCACTTAATATGTCTTTTGGGCCGAGTAGGAACGTAAGCCTCGTAGTCTAAGGAGTTTAGTTTGGGTAGAGTTGTGTGGCTTGCAAATGGGTTGGTCATTCAGCCGAGTTCATAGTTAGGCCATTTGACCATGCTTTGTAGGTGGATTGGCCTTGGGGCCGAGCTCTAATGTACAATTTGGCCTCGAGGTCAAGCTTTCTCTAGGCTTTTAAGTAATTCCAGCCTCGTGGCTTAGCTCTTATTTGAGCTTCAAAATAATTTTGCCTTCGTGATCGAGATCTTATTTGGGCTTTAAAGTAATTACAGGCTTGTGGCCAAGCTTTTATCTgagctttaaaataattatggtCTCGTGGTCGAGCTTTatcttaatttcaaaataattttggcTTCGGCATCGAGCTCTATCCACAACTTCAAAATAATTCTGGCCTNGTAGTCGAGCTTTATCTGAGCTTCAAAGTAATTATAGCCCCGTGGTTAGGCTCTCTTTAAGCTTAAAGTGGTATGGACTCAAGGTTGAGCTCTCTttgtatttaaagtattatGGTCTCAAGGTCGAGCTATCTCTAAGCTTAAAGTAATATGTCCTTAAGGACGAGCTTTGTCTAGCTTAAAGTAGTATGGCCTCGAGACCAAGCTCTCTTTGAGCTTAAAGTAATATGGTCGCGAGGCCAAGCTCTCTCTTAGCTTAAAGTAATATGGCCTTGGGGCTAAGCTCTCTTTGAGCTTATAGTAATACAACTTCGGGGCCGAATTCATCATTAGCTTATGAGTTAAACATCTTATCGGTCCCAATAAATTATTAGCCTATGTGCTAGAGTTTATGAGTGTTATTCCGTAAACTTAAGTGTAGGGCTGTCAAAGTGAGTCAACTTGGTTCATATAGGTTGGCTCACCGCAAGTTGAGTTAAAAATGAGTCAGTTTAACTCGAATCACTTTTTGGTGAACCAAAATTTTGTAACTCAatgttaactcattggcaagtgtaccaaatcgttcaagtaatgtATCGATAAAATCGGAtattgtttcccaagagactcgtgtaacACAAAACAATCATATAATTGTTTAACCAATAGAGACTAAAGAATGATTTCATGAAATGGGTTTTTGggtgcaattaaaataaaatgatgcaTAAATAGTAAAGTAAACTTTTGTAGCTAAAACACTTGAAAATGGAATTAGATTAGAAATTATATAAGTTGGTATTGTTGGGATaagatttcacctacttcactcctATTCATGTAAAAGtacatcttcttcattaatattCTAACGTCAATCTACTAGTTTACTCAAAACctaatcccttggtagaaagagcctagactttTTTTATTAGACTTCAATCTCTTAAAAACCATAATAAGTAACTCCGCTTTAAGAATTAAGATTTAAGACAACTAAAGGTCTAAGTTCTATTCTTAGATACAATTTCCTTTAGGTATCTTATTCCAAGTCTAGGTTCACAAGACACTTTCCAATGTCAAACAAACCAATTATCAAGCTATGAGTGGCCAAACCATAACAAGCAGTAAGTGAAGGAACAAAATTACTAGCATTCAATGAAAGAGgcaataaatatattcaaaacatCTTTATATTACATAAGAGTTAAGTAGTTACATTTATCCCCAACAAGAATGAAGTTAGCTCCCCATTGTCATGGAGAGCTTAAGCTTACAAATGGAAGAAGTGGAAGAAGGTggagacccaaggaagaagaaaaaaatgttccCACACACCAAAGCCAGCCTCCAAACGCTCTTGAAGAGTGTTTTCGTGTCCAACTTCCAAAAGATCATACTTCACTCACGTTTTAGAGCTAAATAGGTCCAGTGGCGCTCAACGCCTAGACATGGGCCACCCAGGCGTGAGGTTTACGTATCAAGTGGCACTTAATGCCCTTGGAGTGGTGCCTAGGCCCAAGCTTTGTGAGTCATCTGGCGCTTATCGCCCTTGGAGGGACGCCCAGGCGTGAGTTTTGCAAACCATCTGGCGCTCAACATCCTTggaagggcgcccaggcgtgagcATTGCGAGACATCTAGTGCTCAACACCCTTGGAGGGTGCCCAAACATGATTATGAACTTCTTCAGGTTCAAGTTTTTGTTGTTCTTCCTATTTGTCCTGGGTGTCAGTGCCTTgctttgatataaaattttcttctaactaatttaaaca
Proteins encoded in this region:
- the LOC106780557 gene encoding V-type proton ATPase 16 kDa proteolipid subunit-like — translated: MAGFSGDETAPFFGFLGAAAALVFSCMGAAYGTAKSGVGVASMGVMRPELVMKSIVPVVMAGVLGIYGLIIAVIISTGINPKAKSYYLFDGYAHLSSGLACGLAGLSAGMAIGIVGDAGVRANAQQPKLFVGMILILIFAEALALYGLIVGIILSSRAGQSRAD